The Sulfuricystis multivorans genome has a window encoding:
- the traU gene encoding conjugal transfer pilus assembly protein TraU — protein MFLFYRRMIAATAALLAGAFSLHVMADPNCHGAFANPITDYCWSCSFPIKLAGSNAVTMGQDENTSSLASSSNPFCACTDPPQIGMKMGFWEPVRMVDVTRTPYCFVGMGGVSMDFGIETAKHAQTGKSEARSPSAFYHAHWYTNPLMFWLEVLLDDKCLERGVFDLVYLTEIDPLWSDSVSTFIINPDVVLWGNPIAQAACALDCVSATAFGFGRDELFWCDGCQGSMFPLDGWVGSKVGGVQASSLIAARMATKLHRELLMWAASGDDGLCGYYPEPVMKKTDYKYTMLYPIPQTKKIAGKCCQPFGRSTALWGSGREFPVKGEDFVYQIFRKRDCCAGNLLNYMAP, from the coding sequence ATGTTCTTGTTCTACCGACGAATGATTGCTGCTACCGCTGCTTTGCTGGCTGGGGCGTTCTCCTTGCATGTGATGGCTGACCCGAACTGTCATGGCGCGTTCGCCAACCCGATCACGGATTACTGTTGGTCCTGCTCCTTTCCGATCAAGCTGGCCGGATCAAATGCAGTCACGATGGGTCAAGACGAAAACACGTCTAGTCTTGCCTCATCAAGCAACCCGTTTTGTGCCTGCACAGACCCCCCGCAGATCGGCATGAAGATGGGATTCTGGGAACCAGTACGCATGGTCGATGTGACACGCACACCTTACTGCTTCGTCGGGATGGGTGGCGTCAGTATGGACTTTGGTATTGAGACAGCCAAACACGCACAAACAGGAAAGAGCGAAGCGCGTTCCCCTAGTGCGTTTTACCACGCTCATTGGTATACCAACCCCTTGATGTTCTGGCTTGAGGTGCTGCTGGACGACAAATGCCTTGAAAGAGGTGTATTTGACCTCGTATACCTGACTGAAATTGATCCGTTGTGGTCTGACAGCGTATCGACCTTCATCATCAATCCGGACGTTGTGTTGTGGGGAAATCCTATAGCCCAAGCAGCCTGCGCGCTCGACTGCGTATCTGCCACGGCATTCGGATTCGGGCGTGATGAATTGTTCTGGTGTGATGGCTGCCAGGGCTCAATGTTTCCTTTGGACGGATGGGTCGGTTCGAAAGTAGGTGGTGTTCAGGCCTCTTCACTCATCGCAGCGCGGATGGCCACAAAACTGCATCGAGAACTTCTAATGTGGGCAGCATCCGGTGATGACGGCTTGTGTGGCTATTACCCTGAGCCAGTAATGAAGAAAACCGACTACAAATACACGATGCTCTACCCGATACCTCAAACCAAGAAAATCGCCGGGAAATGCTGTCAGCCGTTCGGGCGTTCAACCGCCCTCTGGGGGTCAGGCAGAGAGTTTCCGGTTAAGGGCGAGGATTTCGTCTACCAAATCTTCCGGAAAAGGGATTGCTGCGCCGGAAACTTGCTGAATTACATGGCCCCGTAA
- a CDS encoding S26 family signal peptidase, which translates to MSLLAPANGARRLSLPEYLNLCKSHFLRYWKHYTIPLVVVFLLQLVIRIDVNYTDSLPDHVFITVKGWKTGLKRGDYVAFEFPTENPVSPFRKGAHMVKIIGGVGGDIVSMTPARGFSVMSPGERNMATMIPGSNGTIGVAKTFSMSGKPLEAGPVGVIPQGSYYVYAPHPDSLDSRYAMVGWITEKEIIGRTFSLF; encoded by the coding sequence ATGAGCCTGCTTGCGCCAGCCAACGGTGCTCGCCGCCTTTCCTTGCCGGAATACCTGAACCTCTGTAAGTCCCACTTTCTGCGGTATTGGAAGCACTACACCATCCCATTGGTTGTGGTGTTCTTGCTTCAACTCGTGATTCGTATCGACGTTAACTACACGGACTCTTTACCGGATCACGTGTTCATCACCGTGAAGGGATGGAAGACGGGCCTCAAACGAGGCGACTATGTGGCTTTCGAATTCCCGACCGAAAACCCGGTTTCCCCATTTCGTAAGGGTGCTCATATGGTCAAAATCATTGGCGGTGTTGGTGGTGACATAGTGAGCATGACGCCTGCCAGGGGGTTCTCTGTCATGTCACCTGGAGAACGCAATATGGCAACGATGATTCCTGGTAGCAATGGCACGATCGGGGTAGCGAAGACTTTCTCGATGAGTGGCAAGCCGCTCGAGGCGGGGCCGGTTGGGGTGATCCCGCAGGGCTCATATTACGTTTACGCTCCGCACCCCGACAGTCTGGATTCACGCTACGCGATGGTTGGATGGATTACTGAGAAAGAAATCATCGGCCGGACCTTTTCGTTGTTCTGA
- the traW gene encoding type-F conjugative transfer system protein TraW, with product MLRRLTPLIIACGVVIPSKAAEQIGPVHPIVEPDMLQEIYRVLKEKQRSGELARLQKEAVDRAKRSIENPKPVKGLSRVEKARVFYWDPTVRVPKTITDPNGNVIAEAGKTINPLDYVTLPKNLLFFDGTDPAQVKKAEALMQQYNGQMKAVLVNGQPLEMSRQWKTQVYFDQGGMLVRKLGIIRVPSLVSQEGKRLRIDELEMN from the coding sequence ATGCTGCGTCGACTCACTCCACTGATTATCGCCTGTGGTGTTGTGATACCAAGTAAAGCCGCAGAGCAGATTGGCCCGGTACATCCGATCGTTGAACCAGACATGCTCCAAGAGATCTATCGGGTCCTGAAAGAAAAGCAGAGGTCCGGAGAGTTAGCTCGGTTGCAGAAGGAAGCTGTCGACCGCGCGAAGCGCTCTATCGAGAACCCTAAGCCCGTTAAGGGTCTCTCCCGTGTCGAAAAAGCGCGGGTGTTCTATTGGGACCCAACGGTGCGGGTCCCCAAAACGATCACGGATCCAAACGGAAACGTGATCGCTGAAGCAGGAAAAACTATCAACCCACTCGACTACGTGACCTTGCCGAAGAATTTGCTGTTCTTCGACGGTACCGACCCTGCCCAAGTGAAGAAAGCAGAGGCCTTGATGCAGCAATACAACGGCCAGATGAAGGCCGTCTTGGTCAATGGGCAGCCCCTAGAAATGTCTCGTCAATGGAAGACTCAGGTTTATTTCGACCAAGGCGGAATGCTGGTGCGCAAACTGGGCATTATCCGCGTTCCTTCACTGGTGAGCCAGGAAGGGAAACGGTTGCGAATTGACGAGCTGGAGATGAATTGA